Below is a window of Lysobacterales bacterium DNA.
GCCCATCGTGTCGTGCTCCGGTCTGTCGGGCGGTCAGGCCGCCAGGGTCCGCTTGGCCGCCTCGACGATGCGGCCGACCGGCGGCAGGTACTTCATCTCCAGCCGGAACAGCGGAATGTGGGTGTCGTAGCCGGTCACGCGCTCGACCGGCGCCAGCAGGTCGTACATGGCCTGCTCGGCCAGGCGGGCGGCGATCTCGGCACCGACGCCGACGTTCTTCGGCGCCTCGTGGACGATCACGCAGCGGCCGGTCTTGGCCACCGATTCGTGGATGGTGTCGAAGTCCAGCGGCTTGATGGTGGCGACGTCGATGACCTCGGCGCTGATGCCCTCGGCCTCCAGGGCGTCGGCGGCCTCCAGGGTCTCCTTGATGGTCGCGCCCCAGCTCACCAGGGTCACGTCGCGGCCGTCGCGCAGCACGAAGCAGACGTCCAGCGGCAGGGCTTCGCCGTCGTCGGAAACCTCTTCCTTGTACTGCCGGTAGATGCGCTTGGGCTCGAAGAAGATCACCGGGTCGGGATCGCGGATCGCCGCCAGCAGCAGGCCGTAGGCGCGCGCCGGCGAGGACGGGATGACGATGCGCAGGCCGGGCACGTTGGCGAACAGCGCCTCGTTGGCCTCGGAGTGGTGCTCGGGCGCGCGGATGCCGCCGCCCCAGGGCGCGCGCACCACGAGCGGGCAGGTCAGCCGCCCGCGGGTGCGGTTGCGCATGCGCACGGCGTGGCACATCAGGTGTTCGAGCATCGGGTAGATGAAGCCCTCGAACTGCGCCTCGGCGACCGGCTTCAGGCCCTGGCAGGCCATGCCGACGGTCAGGCCGGCGATCGAGGTCTCGCACAGCGGCGTGTCGATCACCCGCCACGGGCCGAACTGTTCCTGCAGACCGACCGTGGCGCGGAACACGCCGCCGTTGACGCCGACATCCTCGCCAAGCACGACCACCGAGGGGTCGTTTCGCATCTCCCAGGCGAGCGCCTGGGTGACGCCTTCGATCAAGGTGATCTCAGCCATGCTTCACCTCGCGGGCCACGGCAAGGGCGCGTTGCTGGGCGATCTCGAGCGGCGTGTCGCCGTACAGATGGTCGAACATCGCCTCGACCGGCTGGGCACGGGTCGACAGGTAGGCGTCGACCTCCTCGTTGACGCGTTCCTCGCACTGCGCCTTCCAGGTGTCCTCGCGGGCGTCGCTCCAGGCGCCCAGCCGGGTCAGGTAGGCGCGCAGGCGGCCGATCGGCTCGCGCTGCCAGGCCGCCTTGACCTCGGCATCGTCGCGGTAGCGGCGGGCGTCGTCGGCGGTGGTGTGATCGTGCAGACGGTAGGTGACCATCTCGATGACGCTGGCGCCGCCGCCGGAGCGGGCGCGGTCCAGGGCCTGGTCCATGGCCTCCCGGCAGGCGATCAGGTCGTTGCCGTCGACCTGCAGGCAGTGCAGGCCGCCGGCGATGCCCTTCTGGGCCAGGGTCTTGGCGCCGGTCTGCTTGCTGCGCGGAACCGAGATCGCCCACTGGTTGTTGACCACCACCAGCACCAGCGGCAGTTCGAAGGCGCCGCCGCAGTTGAGCGCCGCGTAGAAGTCGGCCTTCGAGGAACCGCCGTCGCCGCAGACGCTGACCGCGACCCGCTGCTCGCCGCGGATGCGGAAGGCCAGCGCGCTGCCGGCGGCGTGCAGGCACTGGGTGGCGATCGGCACCGACCAGGCGAAATCGTGGCGCGGGCCGGAAAAATCGTTGCCGCGCTCGTCGCCGCCCCAGTACATGAGCACGTCGCGCGGCTTGACGCCGCGGTAGAACTGCGCCGCGTACTCGCGGTAGGCCGGGGCCAGCACATCTTCCGGCCGCATCGCCGAGCCGATCGCGGCGTGCGCGGCCTCGTGGCCCAGGCAGGAGGCGTAGGTGCCGAGCTTGCCGGTGCGCTGCAGGGCGATCGACTTGGTGTCGAACACGCGGGTGAAGCTCATCAACTGGTACAGCTCGACCAGGTGGTCGAGGTCCCTGGCGATCGCCGGCAGTTGCTTGCCGATCGGATGGCCGTCGGGGTCGAGGTACTGTCGGTACTCGATCTCGAAGGTCGCTGCGGTGGTCACGATGGGTCCTCGTCCCGGTAAGACGCCCTGAATAGCAAGGCCGGCCGGGCAAGGCAAGCCGCGATGCGACAGCCCGGGGCCGCCACGGGGGCGGCACCGGCCAGCGGCTATACTGGCGGGCTTCCACGCCACGGAGAGGGCCATGGCCGGCACCGAGAACCTGCGCGACCTGGAAGCCGGGATCGAGCGCGACCTGCGCGAGAAGCTGGATTACGGCGGCTACCTGCGGCTCGACCAGGTGCTGTCGGCGCAGGCGCCGGTGTCCGATCCGCCGCACCACGACGAACTGCTGTTCATCGTCCAGCACCAGGTCGCCGAGCTGTGGATGAAGCTGGCCATCCACGAGCTCAAGGCGGCGCTCGGCTTCATCCGCGCCGACCGCCTGGACCAGTGCCTGAAGGTGCTGGCGCGGGTCAAGCAGATCCAGCGCCAGCTGTTCGAGCAGTGGGCGGTGCTGGAGACCCTGACGCCCAGCGAGTACCTGCAGTTCCGGCACCTGCTGGGTCCGGCCTCGGGCTTCCAGTCCTTCCAGTACCGGACCATCGAGTTCCTGCTCGGCAACAAGAACGCCGGCATGCTGGCGGTGTTCGACCACGACCCGTCGCGCCAGGCCGCGCTTCGAGAGGTGCTGGAAAGCCCGGGCCTGTACGACGAGTTCCTGCGCTGGCTGGCCCGTCATGGCCATGACGTCCCGGCCTCGTGCGTGGAGCGGGACTGGTCGTTGCCCTATGCCCGCTGCGCCGGCCTGCTGCCGGTGTTCAAGCGCATCTACGAGGATCCGGCCGGCCACTGGGACGCCTACAACGTCGCCGAGAAGCTGGTCGACATCGAGGAGAGCTTCCAGCTCTGGCGCTTCCGGCATATGAAGACGGTCGAGCGCATCATCGGCTTCCGGCGCGGCACCGGCGGTTCCAGCGGCGTCGCCTTCCTGAAGCGGGCCCTGGACCTGACTTTCTTCCCCGAGCTGTTCGAGGTCCGCACCGAGCTGGGCACCGCCGCGGGGTACTGAGCGCGCGCCAGGCAAAAAAAACCGTCCGGGGAGGCCGGACGGTGTGCCCAAGGGGGCGGGAGCGCCCCGATGAAAGGGAGTGTCTGTACCTTCCGACCGGGCCGGCCCGGATCGGTTCATCCCGGTGGCGGTCGTCTTCAGCCGCCAGTCATCGCCGTGTTAACCGGCGCTAACGGACGGGTCGTGGGCCCGGGTTCCGGCGGTCGACGGGTGCGATGCCCGGCCTCGCAGCGCGCGGGCAGCCCGGTCCCGGGTCCGGGCGCCCCGTTTCGGCAGGCGCGCGGGCAGGGCAGCTCGCCACCGCAGGTAGATCGACACCGGGTCGCTGCGGGCATCGCGGCCGGCCGGGTCGCAGCGGCGCGGTAGAATGCCGGGCTGCGCCGTGACGCCTCTGGAACCGCCCATGCTGGACAAGAGCTTCGACCCCGCCGCCATCGAATCGACCTGGTACGAGCGCTGGGAGCGTCTGGGCGTGTTCCGGCCCTCGGGGCAGGGCGAGCCCTACAGCATCCTGCTGCCGCCGCCGAACGTCACCGGCACCTTGCACATGGGCCACGCCTTCCAGCACACGCTGATGGACGCCCTGGTGCGCTGGCAGCGCATGCGCGGCCGCGACGTGCTCTGGCAGGTGGGGACCGACCATGCCGGCATCGCCACGGAGATGGTGGTCAGCCGCCAGCTCGCCGGCGAGAACCTCAGCCGCGACGGGCTCGGCCGCGAGGCTTTCATCGACCGCGTCTGGCAGTGGAAGCAGCAGTCCGGCGACACCATCACCCGGCAGATGCGCCGCCTGGGCGCCTCCGGCGACTGGTCGCGCCAGGTGTTCACCATGGACCCGATGCCCTCGGCGGCGGTGGTCGAGGCCTTCGTGCGCCTGTACGACGAGGGCCTGATCTACCGCGGCCAGAAGCTGGTCAACTGGGATCCGGTGCTGAAGACCGCGATCTCCGACCTCGAGGTGGTCAGCGAGACCGAGCAGGGCTCGTTGTGGTCGATCCGCTATCCGCTGGCCGACGGCAACGGTTTCCTGACGGTCGCCACCACCCGGCCGGAGACGATGCTCGGCGACGTTGCGGTCGCCGTGCACCCGGAGGACGAACGCTACGCCCACCTGGTCGGCAAGATGCTGCGCCTGCCGCTCACCGGCCGCGAGATCCCGGTCATCGCCGACGCCTACGTCGAGCGCGAGTTCGGCACCGGCTGCGTCAAGATCACCCCGGCGCACGACTTCAACGACTACGCGATCGGCCAGCGCCACGGCCTGCCGATGATCAACCTGTTCACCGACGAGGCCCGCCTCAACGACAACGCGCCTCGCGCATACCGTGGCCTGGACCGTTTCGAGGCGCGCCGCGCGGTGCTCGACGACCTCGACGCGCAGGGCCTGCTGGTGGAGGAGAAGCCGCACACCCTGCAGGTGCCGCGCGGCGACCGGACCGGCCAGGTGATCGAGCCCTGGCTGACCTGGCAGTGGTTCGTGCGCATGGACGCGCTGGGCCGGCGCGGGCTCGAACTGGTCGAATCCGGGCAGGTGCGCTTCGTGCCGGGCAACTGGATCAGCACCTACCGGCACTGGCTGGGGAACATCCAGGACTGGTGCATCAGCCGGCAGCTCTGGTGGGGCCACCGGATCCCGGCCTGGTACGGCGACGACGGCAGCATCCACGTCGGCCGCGACCAGGACGAGGCCACGGCGCGCGCGCGCGCCGCCGGGTACGACGGCCCGCTGCGCCGCGAGGACGATGTCCTGGAGACCTGGTTCTCCTCGGCGCTGTGGCCGTTCTCGACGCTGGGCTGGCCGGACCCGGAGCAGATGGCCGGCCGCGGCTACGACCGCTTCCTGCCGTCCTCGGTGCTGGTCACCGGCTTCGACATCATCTTCTTCTGGGTGGCCCGGATGGTGATGATGACCGATCGGCTGACCGGCAAGGTGCCGTTCCACGACGTCTACATCACCGGCCTGGTGCGCGACAAGGACGGCCAGAAGATGTCGAAGTCGAAGGGCAACATCCTGGACCCGATCGACCTGATCGACGGCATCGGCCTGGACGCGCTGGTCGCCAAGCGCACCGCCGGCCTGATGCAGCCGAAGATGGCGAAGGCCATCGAGCAGGCGACCCGCAAGGACTACCCGGACGGCATCCCGGCGTTCGGCGCCGACGCGCTGCGCTTCACCTTCGCCTCGCTGGCCAGCCACGGCCGCGACATCAAGTTCGACCTCGATCGCTGCCAGGGTTACAAGGCTTTCTGCAACAAGCTCTGGAACGCCGCGCGCTTCGTGCTGATGAACACCGAGGACTTCCGCGCCGACGGCGCCGCCGCGCCGGCCGGCGCCGGCGATGCCGAGCGCTGGATCCTGGCGCGGCTGGCGGCGACCGTCGCCGAGGTCGACGCGCAGTTCCAGGCCTACCGTTTCGACCTGGCCGCGCAGGCGCTGTACGGCTTCGTCTGGGACGAGTTCTGCGACTGGTTCGTGGAGCTGGCCAAGCCGGCCCTGCAGGGCAACGACGACGTCGCCCGGCGCAGCGTCCAGCACACCGCCCTGCACGTGCTGGAGGCGGCGCTGCGTGCCCTGCACCCGATCATCCCGTTCGTCACCGAGGCGATCTGGCAGCAGGTGGCGCCGCGCCTGGGCCTGGCCGAGGCCACTGTGTGCCTGCGGCCGTGGCCGCAGACGGCCGCCGGCGATGCCGAGGCGGTGCGCCGGATCGAGTGGCTGAAGTCCGTGGTCTCCGGCGTGCGCGCCTTCAAGAGCCAGATGGGCCTGTCGCCGGGGCGCGAGGTCGAGCTGCTGTTCGCCGGAGGCGATGCCGGCCAGCAGGCGCTGATCGGCCGCTTCGAGGCGCAGCTGCGCTTCCTGACGCGCGCCGGTTCGCTGCGCGCCCTGGCGGCGGGCGAGGCGGAGCCGGCCGGCGCCACCCTGGTCGCCCAGGCCGGCGAGCAGCGGGTCCTGGTTCCGGTCGCCGGGCTGATCGACATCGACGCCGAACTGGGCCGCCTGGACCGCGAGGTCGCGCGGATCGACGCCGAGATCGGCAAGTGCCGGGGCAAGCTCGGCAACGAGCGGTTCGTCGCCAACGCCCCGGCCGAGGTGGTCGACCAGGAGCGCGCCCGCCTGGCCGACTGGCAGGGCCAGCGCGAGGCGCTGCTGGCCCAGCGCGGGCGGCTGGCCGGCGGCTGAGCGGCGCCGCGCGCTTCAGTCCGGCGCCGCGGCCGCTTTCGCCGGCCGCGGCCCGAACAGGGCCGAGCCGATCCGCACCAGGGTGGCGCCTTCGGCGACCGCCAGCGGCCAGTCCTCGCTCATCCCCATCGACAGGGTGTCGGCCTCCGGGTGCCGGGCGCGCAGGTCGGCGAACAGCGCCGCCATCGCCGCGAATGCCGCGCGCCGCCGGGCCGGGTCGGGGTCCGGCCGCGGAATGGCCATCAGGCCCCGCAGGCGCAGGTTCGGGCGCGCCGCCACCGCGTCGGCCAGGGCCGGCACATCCTGCGGCGCGCAGCCGGACTTGCCGGCCTCGCCGTCGATGTTGACCTGCACCAGCACCTGCAGCGGGTCCGAAGCCGCCGGCCGGTGCCGGTCCAGGGGATCGAGCAGGCTGTCGCGGTCCAGGCTGTGCAGCCAGTCGAAGTGGCGGGCCACCTCGCGGGCCTTGTTCGACTGCAGCGGCCCGATGAAGTGCCAGACCAGGTCCAGGTCGGCGCAGCCGGCGATCTTGGCCAGCGCCTCCTGCACGTAGTTCTCACCGAAGTCCCGTTGCCCCGCCGCGGCCAGGACCCGCACCCGGGCCAGCGGCTGCGCCTTGCTGGCGGCGACCAGCAGCACGTGCCGGCCAGGGCCGGCGGCGGCGTCGATGGCCTCGCGGCAGCGTCGCCAGGCGTCGTGAAGCGGGTCGCTCATCGGGGAAAAATGCGGCGCTATACTCGGTCGGGCCGGCCCGGCGGGCCGGCATAGAGCGCCGCGACCGGCCCGCTCGGCCGATCCGGCTCCGGAAAGGATTCTACGCGCGGGGGAGTCAATGGATATCGCCGAGCTTCTGGCGTTCTCGGTCAAGAACAAGGCCTCGGACCTTCACCTGTCTGCGGGCCTGCCGCCGATGATCCGCGTCGATGGCGACGTGCGCAAGATCAACCTGCCGGAGCTGGACCACAAGCAGGTGCATGGCCTGGTCTACGACATCATGTCGGACAAGCAGCGCCGCGATTTCGAGGAGTTCCTCGAGGTCGACTTCTCGTTCGAGATCCCGGGCCTGGCGCGTTTCCGCGTCAACGCCTTCAACCAGAACCGCGGCGCCGGCGCGGTGTTCCGCACGATTCCCTCGCAGGTGCTGTCGCTGGAGGACCTCGGCTGCCCGCCGGTGTTCAAGGAACTGCTCGACCAGCCCCAGGGCCTGATCCTGGTCACCGGGCCGACCGGTTCGGGCAAGTCGACCACCCTGGCGGCGATGATCGACCACATCAACCGCAAGGAATACGCGCACCTGCTGACGATCGAGGACCCCATCGAGTTCGTGCACACCCCGCAGCGCTGCCTGATCAACCAGCGCGAGGTCCACCGCGACACCCATGGCTTCGCCGAGGCGCTGCGCTCGGCGCTGCGCGAGGACCCCGACTACGTGCTGGTCGGCGAGATGCGCGACCTGGAGACCATCCGTCTGGCGCTCACCGCCGCCGAGACCGGCCACCTCGTGTTCGCCACCCTGCACACCTCGAGCGCCGCCAAGACCATCGACCGCGTCATCGACGTGTTCCCGGCCGGCGAGAAGCCGATGGTGCGTTCGATGCTGTCGGAGTCCCTGCGCGCGGTGATCGCCCAGGCCCTGCTCAAGAAGGTCGGTGGTGGGCGCATTGCAGCGCACGAGATCATGGTCGGCATCCCGGCGATCCGCAACCTGATCCGCGAGGACAAGGTCGCGCAGATGTACTCGGCGATCCAGACCGGCCAGCAGCACGGCATGCAGACCCTCGACCAGTGCCTGCAGGACCTGGTGCGGCGTGGCCTGGTCACCAAGCAGACCGCGATCAGCTACGCCAAGCAGAAGGAGATCTTCCGATGAGCGAGGAAGGCATCGAGCTGGTCGGCTTCCTGCGGACCATGGTCGACAAGAAGGCGTCGGACCTGTTCATCACCGCCGGGCGGCAGCCCTGCATCAAGGTGCACGGCAAGCTGCATTCGCTGACCGAGCAGCCGCTGACCCCGCACCAGAGCAAGGAGCTGGTGCTGAACTCGATGAACCCCAGCCAGCGCGAGGCGTTCGAGAAGACCTACGAATGCAACTACGCGATCAGTGTGTCCGGGCTGGGCCGTTTCCGCGTCAGCTGCTTCTACCAGCGCAACGCGGTCGGCATGGTGATCCGCCGCATCGAGATGAAGATCCCGACCATCGAGGAGCTCCAGCTTCCCGCGGTGATCAAGGAACTGGCCATGGTCAAGCGCGGCCTGGTGCTGTTCGTCGGTGCCACCGGCACCGGCAAGAGCACCTCGCTGGCGGCGATGCTGGGCTACCGCAACCGCAACTCGTCAGGCCACATCATCACCAT
It encodes the following:
- the pdhA gene encoding pyruvate dehydrogenase (acetyl-transferring) E1 component subunit alpha, with the protein product MTTAATFEIEYRQYLDPDGHPIGKQLPAIARDLDHLVELYQLMSFTRVFDTKSIALQRTGKLGTYASCLGHEAAHAAIGSAMRPEDVLAPAYREYAAQFYRGVKPRDVLMYWGGDERGNDFSGPRHDFAWSVPIATQCLHAAGSALAFRIRGEQRVAVSVCGDGGSSKADFYAALNCGGAFELPLVLVVVNNQWAISVPRSKQTGAKTLAQKGIAGGLHCLQVDGNDLIACREAMDQALDRARSGGGASVIEMVTYRLHDHTTADDARRYRDDAEVKAAWQREPIGRLRAYLTRLGAWSDAREDTWKAQCEERVNEEVDAYLSTRAQPVEAMFDHLYGDTPLEIAQQRALAVAREVKHG
- a CDS encoding alpha-ketoacid dehydrogenase subunit beta — translated: MAEITLIEGVTQALAWEMRNDPSVVVLGEDVGVNGGVFRATVGLQEQFGPWRVIDTPLCETSIAGLTVGMACQGLKPVAEAQFEGFIYPMLEHLMCHAVRMRNRTRGRLTCPLVVRAPWGGGIRAPEHHSEANEALFANVPGLRIVIPSSPARAYGLLLAAIRDPDPVIFFEPKRIYRQYKEEVSDDGEALPLDVCFVLRDGRDVTLVSWGATIKETLEAADALEAEGISAEVIDVATIKPLDFDTIHESVAKTGRCVIVHEAPKNVGVGAEIAARLAEQAMYDLLAPVERVTGYDTHIPLFRLEMKYLPPVGRIVEAAKRTLAA
- a CDS encoding type IV pilus twitching motility protein PilT, with the translated sequence MDIAELLAFSVKNKASDLHLSAGLPPMIRVDGDVRKINLPELDHKQVHGLVYDIMSDKQRRDFEEFLEVDFSFEIPGLARFRVNAFNQNRGAGAVFRTIPSQVLSLEDLGCPPVFKELLDQPQGLILVTGPTGSGKSTTLAAMIDHINRKEYAHLLTIEDPIEFVHTPQRCLINQREVHRDTHGFAEALRSALREDPDYVLVGEMRDLETIRLALTAAETGHLVFATLHTSSAAKTIDRVIDVFPAGEKPMVRSMLSESLRAVIAQALLKKVGGGRIAAHEIMVGIPAIRNLIREDKVAQMYSAIQTGQQHGMQTLDQCLQDLVRRGLVTKQTAISYAKQKEIFR
- a CDS encoding valine--tRNA ligase translates to MLDKSFDPAAIESTWYERWERLGVFRPSGQGEPYSILLPPPNVTGTLHMGHAFQHTLMDALVRWQRMRGRDVLWQVGTDHAGIATEMVVSRQLAGENLSRDGLGREAFIDRVWQWKQQSGDTITRQMRRLGASGDWSRQVFTMDPMPSAAVVEAFVRLYDEGLIYRGQKLVNWDPVLKTAISDLEVVSETEQGSLWSIRYPLADGNGFLTVATTRPETMLGDVAVAVHPEDERYAHLVGKMLRLPLTGREIPVIADAYVEREFGTGCVKITPAHDFNDYAIGQRHGLPMINLFTDEARLNDNAPRAYRGLDRFEARRAVLDDLDAQGLLVEEKPHTLQVPRGDRTGQVIEPWLTWQWFVRMDALGRRGLELVESGQVRFVPGNWISTYRHWLGNIQDWCISRQLWWGHRIPAWYGDDGSIHVGRDQDEATARARAAGYDGPLRREDDVLETWFSSALWPFSTLGWPDPEQMAGRGYDRFLPSSVLVTGFDIIFFWVARMVMMTDRLTGKVPFHDVYITGLVRDKDGQKMSKSKGNILDPIDLIDGIGLDALVAKRTAGLMQPKMAKAIEQATRKDYPDGIPAFGADALRFTFASLASHGRDIKFDLDRCQGYKAFCNKLWNAARFVLMNTEDFRADGAAAPAGAGDAERWILARLAATVAEVDAQFQAYRFDLAAQALYGFVWDEFCDWFVELAKPALQGNDDVARRSVQHTALHVLEAALRALHPIIPFVTEAIWQQVAPRLGLAEATVCLRPWPQTAAGDAEAVRRIEWLKSVVSGVRAFKSQMGLSPGREVELLFAGGDAGQQALIGRFEAQLRFLTRAGSLRALAAGEAEPAGATLVAQAGEQRVLVPVAGLIDIDAELGRLDREVARIDAEIGKCRGKLGNERFVANAPAEVVDQERARLADWQGQREALLAQRGRLAGG
- a CDS encoding tryptophan 2,3-dioxygenase — translated: MAGTENLRDLEAGIERDLREKLDYGGYLRLDQVLSAQAPVSDPPHHDELLFIVQHQVAELWMKLAIHELKAALGFIRADRLDQCLKVLARVKQIQRQLFEQWAVLETLTPSEYLQFRHLLGPASGFQSFQYRTIEFLLGNKNAGMLAVFDHDPSRQAALREVLESPGLYDEFLRWLARHGHDVPASCVERDWSLPYARCAGLLPVFKRIYEDPAGHWDAYNVAEKLVDIEESFQLWRFRHMKTVERIIGFRRGTGGSSGVAFLKRALDLTFFPELFEVRTELGTAAGY
- a CDS encoding YggS family pyridoxal phosphate-dependent enzyme, with translation MSDPLHDAWRRCREAIDAAAGPGRHVLLVAASKAQPLARVRVLAAAGQRDFGENYVQEALAKIAGCADLDLVWHFIGPLQSNKAREVARHFDWLHSLDRDSLLDPLDRHRPAASDPLQVLVQVNIDGEAGKSGCAPQDVPALADAVAARPNLRLRGLMAIPRPDPDPARRRAAFAAMAALFADLRARHPEADTLSMGMSEDWPLAVAEGATLVRIGSALFGPRPAKAAAAPD